The Glycine soja cultivar W05 chromosome 4, ASM419377v2, whole genome shotgun sequence genomic sequence tactAAATATCAAGggtttaaaatgatttacctACTGATCATGCTTTCATGATTTCTTTGCACAGGTTGTTGCTACTCAACTCAGCTGAAAAACAGTCACCCTTGCGTGGAAGGAGCAATACATCACGATTGCCCCATTTGTTTTGAGGTAACATTATACCAATTTCCTATTTCAGCACCGTGACTATTACCAATTTGTTGAATTGCTGAAATTGACACAAGTTTACCAAATTTGGTGATTACAGTATTTGTTTGAATCTGTAAATGATGTCACTGTTTTGCTCTGTGGACATACAATACATAAGAGCTGCTTGAAGGAAATGAGGGAACATTTCCAGTGAGTATCACGGAGCTCACTTGACCACTTCTATCTGCTCAAAGTCCTACTGCAGTATATGTGATGATTTTTGTCTATGATTCTGCATCAGGTATGCATGCCCTCTCTGCTTAAAGTCAGTTTGTGATATGTCAAAGGTTTGGGAGAAATTTGACTTGGAGATTGCTGCTACACCAATTCCAGAACCGTATCAAAACAAAATGGTCAGCATcctttgtttttcctttctatATGATGATGTTGGATATTGTAGGTCATCATCATGTTAACCATGCaacaactaaaatatatattcctTGATTTTGTTGGTTAAACTGTTGagataacataatatacaaTAAGCAGTCATTGTTTGATGAttgttcatcttcttcttcacaGCCTCATTCACCCGTTCCCTAGACAAAACAGCAGCCAAGTTTGGGAAATGGATTGCTGGAGTGCTAAGCTGagaatttgaaaaggaaaagagagagaacggcgtaataacattttttttttataataaatgaatcCTTAAACACAAGCAGTCGATTTTTTTTGTCTACAATAGCAGTAGTGAAGATCGAATTCAAATAATCATGCATGCTACTCCGATCCTACCACTATACTTGATCCTATGCATATTACTCAAACCTTATCACTATGCTAATCCTAGTAGCTTAGCTGtcagaaattttattttaattgcggaTGAATCCTTGAGTTTTTGAGGTATTAGATTCTCACCAACGTTATGTTTGAAATATCTGTTTAAGTGTTTTTTTCAGTTTCTTTttactgcaaaaaaaaaaaaattatgattactCCTGTTCATCCCTTCTTTTAAGTTATTAaaagtattattatattatttcttatgGGATgtgtcaataataataattatttttagtctcagttttatgattttaaaacaaGTTCAAATTTTAGGCCGTGGATTGTCATCTAAATAAGAGAAGAAACATTTTCAAGTTACTGTACAAGTTCAAATTTTATGCCGCGGATTGTCATTTAGATAAGAGAAGAAAGTTTTTCAAGTTATGGAAggtttagatatttttatttgtataattttagttcctaaattttattatttttaaaaattaagctcCTTTATCTTACAATGTGAATTATGAGTCTAAATTAGCTCTATAAAATTggcttaaaagataaaaaatgtcattacttatatattttatcttgacATTATCATTAACCAGCGTAGaacttagatttttttttatagtaatttacTGATATTGAAGATCTTTTACTTAATTGACAGCATGATGTATAACTAATAGTGTGAAACATTTGAActatctaaatatttttttgaaataagatTACGTGAaattttttcactttcattaCATACGTTGTATTTACCCATGGTTGAAATAACTGAAGAgacaaaaaaatcacttttcttACATACATTGGTGTATTTGTccccatgattttttttaactggGAATCAAAGATAGTGTTTGGGATTTCCAACAATTCACACACCCTGCCTGCTAACCAATTGAGTATTCCTTGACATTTGTCCCCATGGTTGAAACaactttataaagaaaaatatatattttttagttgtatTTGTCTTTCAATCAAGAGATAATTGATATCAATAAGTTGTTATAATTTAGATGACACACTAATAGAGAAATCCAATTTTAACATCTGATTTTGAAATCTAGAGACTAAAATtgcttaattataaataaagaaatcaaaattatatttaagtctttaATAAAAGTTAGGCAAGCTATGTCACGTTTCAGTGTAAGAATGAATTTTTCGCCTTTCATAATCTAATTGAAAAATTTATGCTATTCTATTTGATACGACTCGCATATTGTTTAACATGTTGGAACCACATGGTAATAATTAGATTAGAACAttcaattaattagttttaaaataaataaatatgacatacgttaaaaaaaacatggatTTTATTATTCTAGTTAATTGCAGTTAATTATGATgcttaaaatatttaactaatacAAGATCCGATGTTGGTTCATTAAACTCGAATGGCTACTGAGAAGATGAGCCCAGAGTACGAGCCAACAAAACGAGCTTGGTTTTCCATTGAACCGAATTTGAGTTAGGCACTTgggtttaaactttaaagtctACCTTAGCTCTTGCTCGATTTACTTCCATTCGAGATAAAGTTTATACCTTAGCACCTAATACTCCTTCTAAGTTTggactataataaataaaagataaaatatatttgggaTCCCGTAGAATTTGagaattattaatttcattttcataaaatttttatattaatttagtctatgtaaaagtaaaaaatatttttattggtctTTAGTGATAATTTCATTAGACAATTACTTAACTTACATTTGTAATctgattataaaataattaaacaatttgTGCTAGCTAAAAACTCTGAATGAATTAGATAATTTCTGGCAACTAAAAACcttccaaaattataattttttgtttttttagaatgattttctcatattttctaATGAAATTAGAGAAGAGATTAAGCAAGATTAGGTGTACATGTCTTCTGAATATGCTGAATATGCTTGGAAAGATAGAAACAACAAATAATTAAGTCTTTTAGTCACATCAAATAATCATTTATCAGAATTACTACTAAAGAccgacaaaaatatattttatccttacAAAGatcaacttaataaaaaaaaaattatgaaaataaaattaatactttttaaaaaaatttaggacCCAAACATGTTTTatccataaataaaactaaattatgTTAGCTTTAATGCTTcataagaaatatgagaaacaTTGTCATACAAGGAGGAGGTTATTTTGCAAGATAATCCGACACTTTCACCCTTGCTTTTGACACGTAAAAGCTAACATAAGTACATAACTTTTTTAACctaaatttttattacaaaattttatatatcaaaTCAAAGTTCAAAGTGAAAACTTCTTGCTcgatattttctttttgaaaaaacttaaatacatcttcataaatatttttagtactattttccaataaaatataaagtgtTATCTCATTCTAATTAATGAAGAGCACCAACTACATCTAAATTTTGTACTTCGCAACACACCAATGTTTAATCTGTTTCTGAGGAGCAGAGTTTGATGTCGAGCCAGAGTCTCACTTCGGCAAACGCACCCTTGTCCTTTTGAAGCATTAAAGTTCTATCTGAACAAAGACATTTTGGATTGGAGAACATAGAAATTGCATTTCCATTTGGTTTAAGTCAATAAAATGTTATTTCGAAAGTGAGGAACTTCCACTGTTGGCATGTGAGGAAAATGAAAAGATTGGAAAGAAATTACTATGTTGTATGACAGTATGATAAAAATGTATTTCTTTGAACTtcaaagtgaatttttttttctttttaccaaaATAGGAATCACAAGAACCATCTAAATGAAGCATAGTCAAGGCAAAAAGGAACCAACACTCAGTTCAGCTTTCCGATTTTCAGTCCAAAACTCGCAGGAAAAGGCAAGGGGGTTGCATAAACTATAAACTAGGATAAATAACATATAATagaagtcaaaaactatttttttttttttaggggggtTGTATACATGGACACAATACAGAGAAAACTGCAAGGAAAATTCAAAAGGGG encodes the following:
- the LOC114408331 gene encoding probable E3 ubiquitin-protein ligase RZFP34; its protein translation is MFIGRLRLLLCSIFEAVIWQVVIIEGGDIHVVARHAANSVMVSSGVGYTGDKSLDVTTGGCENFFHCHTCGCCYSTQLKNSHPCVEGAIHHDCPICFEYLFESVNDVTVLLCGHTIHKSCLKEMREHFQYACPLCLKSVCDMSKVWEKFDLEIAATPIPEPYQNKMVSILCFSFLYDDVGYCRSSSC